From uncultured Fusobacterium sp.:
ATTTTTTAAACTAACTATTATCTCTTCAATCTCTTCTTTAGGCAGTACTGCTTCCTTTTCTAATTTATATAATTCATCAGTTCTTTTAATTAAAATAGCTACATTTGAGTGCATCTCTAAATTTTGAAAATCTATAACATATTTAGGATCAATTAGGATCTGTCCTAATTCAACTAACTTTTCCTTTTTATTCTTTATATAAAATTTTTCTAAATATATTGTATTAGTAACCATCAATCCCAATATAATCATCAATACAACACTAAACATAAGGAAAAATATTTTCCATCTTATCTTCATTTTTCTACCTCGAATTTATATCCAAACCCTCTTACTGTTTGAATAAAATCATCTCCTATTTTCTTTCTCAATCTTTTTATGTGTGTATCAACAGTTCTTGAGTCTCCAAAATAATCCCAACCCCATACAGAGTTTAAAATTTTCTCTCTTGAAAGAGCTAACCCTTTATTTTCAATAAAGAAATATAAAAGATCATACTCTTTAGGTGTTAATTCTAAAACTACATCACCTAGTCTTACCTCTCTTTTAGAAGTATCTACAACTAAATCTCCAAATTGTAAACAAGCTTTTTCAGCTATCTTTCCATCCCTTCTAAATAGAGCTTTAACCTTTGCTACCAATAGTTTTGGATTAAAAGGTTTTACCATATACTCGTCTGTTTCAAGTTCAAATCCAAAAAGTTGATCACTCTCATCTGCTCTTGCTGTCAACATTATTATTGGTACTTGAGATTCCTCTCTTATCTTTCTACATACACTCCAACCATCAATTTTTGGCATCATTATATCAAGAATTACTATATCATAGTTATTTTTAAAGAAAAGCTCCAATCCCTCTTCTCCATCTCCTGCCTCATCTACACTATAACCTTCACGAACTAAATAGTCCTTTATTAGCTTTCTTATCTTCCATTCATCATCAATTACTAATATTTTCTTCATAAGTTCCCCCATTAAAGTTATTTAATCATTTTGTTCAAAGTATATAAAAGATCTGTAATAACCTTATTTTCCTCTCCTGCTTTGATACCTTTTACTACACAATTTTTTATATGTGATTCAAGTATCTTTTTAGAAAGCCCATCTATCTCTCCTTTTACATTTGAGATCTCGTTAAGAATGTCATTACAATGCTCCGCCTCAACTAAAGCCTTAATCTTTCCTACTTCTATTTCTATTTTTCGTACTATGTCTGGGAATTCCTCTTTTATCTTCTTATTACTCTTATCTATCATCTTGTTTAAAGTATATACTAATTCTGATATTGTAACATTTTCTTCTCCTGCTTTAATATCATTTACTACACAGTTTCTAATATGTGATTCAAGTATAAGTTTTGCTACACCATTCAGAGCAGATTTTACAGAGGAAATTTGATTTAAGACCTCATCACAACTTACCTTGTTTTCTAACATTCTTCCAATTCCTCTTATTTGCCCCTCTATTCTATTTATTCTTGATTCTATTTTCTTTTTAAAATCAGGACAACTTTTATTTATACACCCTTTTCCTGTACAAGAATTTTTTAATTTTTCCATCTAAAATCCCCCCTCTACTATCTCTTAAACTTCCTCAATCTCAAAGCATTTGAAACTACTGATACTGAACTCATAGCCATAGCTCCTCCTGCTATCATTGGATTTAGTAGATGTCCAGTGAAAGGATATAATACTCCTGCTGCAACTGGAATTCCTAAACTATTATATATAAATGCCCAAAATAGATTTTGTTTAATATTTCTCATAGTTGCATTACTTAATTCCATAGCTACAATAACATCTTTTAAAGTTTTCTTCATAAGAACTATATCAGCACTTTCCATAGCTATATCTGTTCCTCCACCTATGGCAATACCTATATTAGCTTGAACCAATGCTGGAGAGTCATTTATTCCATCTCCAACCATAGCTACATTTCTACCTTGCTCTTGAAGTTCTTTTACTTTTAAATATTTATCTTCTGGTGTTACTTCAGAGAAGATAATATCAATACTAACTTGTTTTCCAACTGCTTCAGCTGTAACTCTATTATCTCCTGTAATCATACCTATCTTATATCCACGTTCTTTTAACTCTCTTATTGCCTCAATAGACTCCTCTTTAACAGTATCAGCAACTGCTATTACTCCTAAAAACTCTCCATCTAATGCCATATACATAGGAGTTTTTCCTTGTGATGCCAATCTATTAAGTTCCTCTTCCATTGTTACTTCTATTCCCTTATTTTTCATAAGCTTTATATTTCCAATGAAAATTTCACTTTCTTCTATCTTTCCACAAACTCCTTGTCCTGTAATAGATATAAAATCTTTTACTGATGGAAGTTTAATTCCTCTCTCTTTAGCTTCTTCTACAATAGCCTCTCCTAAAGGATGTTCAGAGTGTAGTTCTAAAGCTGCTGCAACTTGTAAAATATCATCCTCTTTTAAATTTTTTACAGATATAATATCTGTAACTCTAGGTTTCCCTTCTGTTATTGTTCCTGTTTTATCAAAGACAATAGTATCAACCTTATGTGCCTTTTCTAGAGCTTCTCCAGATTTAATAAGTATCCCAAGTTCAGCTCCTCTTCCTGTTCCAACCATAATTGCTGTAGGTGTTGCAAGTCCCAATGAACATGGACAAGCTATTACCATTACAGATATAAATATTGTAAGAGAAAATATAGCTGGTGTATCATTTATTTCAACAATTCCTTGACTTCCTAAATAATACCAAGTTGTTCCTGCTATTATTGCTATTAACATAACAATTGGTACAAAATATGCTGATATTCTATCTGCTATCTTAGCAATAGGAGCTTTTGAACCTTGAGCATTTTCAACTAACTTAATAATTTTAGATATCATTGTATCTTTTCCAACTGCCACTGCTTTTATCTTTAAGCTACCATTTTTATTGATACTTGCTCCAAAAACCTTATCCCCTATAGTTTTATCCACAGGTATGCTCTCTCCAGTAAGCATAGATTCATCAATTGAGCTTTCTCCCTCTACTACCTCTCCATCAACTGGAATACTCTCTCCTGGTTTAACTAAAAGAATGTCCCCTTTTTCTACCTCCTCAATATCAACTTGTATTATCTCATCATTTCTCACTAAATTTGCTTTTTTACTCTTTAAACTCATCAATTTTTTAATAGCTTCTGAAGTTTTACCCTTACTTATTCCCTCCATATGCTTTCCTAAAAGAATCAAGGCTAAAATAACAACTGCTGATTCAAAATATAGAGCATGAACATAGTGATAGTCCCCTTCCATAATTTTAAATGTTCCATAGATGCTATAAATTAAAGCCGATCCCGTACCTGTTGCTATCAAGGAATCCATACTTGGACTTTTCATAAATAGTTGTTTTATACCAACAGTATAAAATCTTCTTCCTATATATATTACTGGAATTGCTAAAATCAATTGAATTAAAGCAAAATTTAATGGGTTTATCTCAGGAGAGATTATTTGAGGAACTGGAAGTCCTACCATTGATCCCATTGAAATATAAAAAATAATAGCAGAAAAGAATATTGCCACTTTAAATTCAATAAACTCTCTTTTTAATTGTTCCTCTTTCTCTTTATCCTTGATACTCTCTGTAATATCGTTATGTTTTGTTCCCTTGTATCCTAATTTTTCCATTATATGAAGAATCTCTGAAAGTTTTATTTTTTCTGAATCATAAACAACTTTTCCCCTGCTATTAGCTAAGTTTACAACTATTGATTTTACCCCTTCAAGTTTAGAGATTTTTCTCTCTATCTTGCTTACACACATCTGGCAACTTATTCCATCTATGTCTAGTTCTACCTCTTTTAAATCTTGTATCTCTTCTATTTCATATCCTAATTTTATAACTGTTTCTTTTATTGTATTTTCATTTAAAATATTTTCATCATATTCTATTGATAATTTTTCTGTAGATAAGTTTACTATTGCTTCTTTTGTTCCCTCAAGTTTTTTTAATTTTTTTTCAATCTTATTAACACAAACTTGGCAGCTTACACCGCCAAGTTGATAACTCTTTTTCATTAGTCTAATACCTCATACCCTAGAACATCATATCCAGCATCATCTAATGCTTCAACAATTTTTCCAAAGTCATAATTTTCTACCATATCTACAGTTGCTTCACCTATTTTTACTTCTAATACTTCTAAATCTCCTAGCCCTTCTAATGCTTCTTTAACGTGAGCTACACATTTGTTACATCCCATTCCATCTATTTT
This genomic window contains:
- a CDS encoding response regulator transcription factor, with protein sequence MKKILVIDDEWKIRKLIKDYLVREGYSVDEAGDGEEGLELFFKNNYDIVILDIMMPKIDGWSVCRKIREESQVPIIMLTARADESDQLFGFELETDEYMVKPFNPKLLVAKVKALFRRDGKIAEKACLQFGDLVVDTSKREVRLGDVVLELTPKEYDLLYFFIENKGLALSREKILNSVWGWDYFGDSRTVDTHIKRLRKKIGDDFIQTVRGFGYKFEVEK
- a CDS encoding heavy metal translocating P-type ATPase → MKKSYQLGGVSCQVCVNKIEKKLKKLEGTKEAIVNLSTEKLSIEYDENILNENTIKETVIKLGYEIEEIQDLKEVELDIDGISCQMCVSKIERKISKLEGVKSIVVNLANSRGKVVYDSEKIKLSEILHIMEKLGYKGTKHNDITESIKDKEKEEQLKREFIEFKVAIFFSAIIFYISMGSMVGLPVPQIISPEINPLNFALIQLILAIPVIYIGRRFYTVGIKQLFMKSPSMDSLIATGTGSALIYSIYGTFKIMEGDYHYVHALYFESAVVILALILLGKHMEGISKGKTSEAIKKLMSLKSKKANLVRNDEIIQVDIEEVEKGDILLVKPGESIPVDGEVVEGESSIDESMLTGESIPVDKTIGDKVFGASINKNGSLKIKAVAVGKDTMISKIIKLVENAQGSKAPIAKIADRISAYFVPIVMLIAIIAGTTWYYLGSQGIVEINDTPAIFSLTIFISVMVIACPCSLGLATPTAIMVGTGRGAELGILIKSGEALEKAHKVDTIVFDKTGTITEGKPRVTDIISVKNLKEDDILQVAAALELHSEHPLGEAIVEEAKERGIKLPSVKDFISITGQGVCGKIEESEIFIGNIKLMKNKGIEVTMEEELNRLASQGKTPMYMALDGEFLGVIAVADTVKEESIEAIRELKERGYKIGMITGDNRVTAEAVGKQVSIDIIFSEVTPEDKYLKVKELQEQGRNVAMVGDGINDSPALVQANIGIAIGGGTDIAMESADIVLMKKTLKDVIVAMELSNATMRNIKQNLFWAFIYNSLGIPVAAGVLYPFTGHLLNPMIAGGAMAMSSVSVVSNALRLRKFKR
- a CDS encoding metal-sensing transcriptional repressor, with translation MEKLKNSCTGKGCINKSCPDFKKKIESRINRIEGQIRGIGRMLENKVSCDEVLNQISSVKSALNGVAKLILESHIRNCVVNDIKAGEENVTISELVYTLNKMIDKSNKKIKEEFPDIVRKIEIEVGKIKALVEAEHCNDILNEISNVKGEIDGLSKKILESHIKNCVVKGIKAGEENKVITDLLYTLNKMIK
- a CDS encoding heavy-metal-associated domain-containing protein, with the translated sequence MKHVIKIDGMGCNKCVAHVKEALEGLGDLEVLEVKIGEATVDMVENYDFGKIVEALDDAGYDVLGYEVLD